From Acidihalobacter aeolianus, a single genomic window includes:
- a CDS encoding cupin domain-containing protein, whose translation MEIGARLRALRELYGLSQRELAKRAGVTNGMISQIEQDRVSPSVGSLKKILDGLSISIADFFTQDFGGPVQVFFDRDEMPDLGNGPVNLFLVAAGRKNREMSMLREVYAPGADTGEDMLQHEGEEAGVVVRGTMEITVGSETRLLRPGDAYYFESRIPHRFRNPGEAEAEIVSANSPPTF comes from the coding sequence ATGGAGATAGGCGCCCGCCTGCGCGCATTGCGCGAGCTGTATGGACTGTCACAGCGGGAACTGGCCAAGCGTGCGGGGGTCACCAACGGCATGATCTCGCAGATCGAGCAGGATCGCGTGAGCCCCTCGGTGGGCTCGCTGAAGAAGATCCTGGACGGACTGTCGATCTCCATCGCCGACTTCTTCACCCAGGACTTTGGCGGTCCGGTACAGGTGTTCTTCGACCGCGACGAGATGCCCGATCTGGGCAACGGGCCGGTGAACCTGTTTCTGGTCGCGGCCGGGCGCAAGAACCGCGAGATGTCGATGCTGCGCGAGGTCTACGCCCCCGGCGCGGATACCGGCGAGGACATGCTGCAGCACGAGGGCGAGGAGGCCGGGGTGGTGGTGCGCGGCACGATGGAGATCACCGTCGGCAGCGAGACACGCCTGCTGCGCCCGGGCGACGCCTATTATTTCGAGAGCCGGATTCCGCATCGTTTCCGCAATCCGGGCGAGGCCGAGGCCGAAATCGTCAGCGCCAACAGCCCGCCCACCTTCTGA
- a CDS encoding aldehyde dehydrogenase gives MSSKYTLEDWRAKAAALKIKGRAFVDGRYVDAVSGKTFDCINPATGAVLARIAECDAEDAERAVAAARRVFEDGAWSRMAPRERKTVLIRFAQLIEDHAEELALLESLDAGKPIGDTTRIDIPAAVRCVRFNGEAVDKLYDEVAPTPDDALGLITREPVGVVAAIVPWNFPILMASWKFAPALAAGNSVILKPSEKAPLTAIRVAELAQAAGIPDGVFNVLPGFGGTVGKVLALHMDVDCVAFTGSTAVGKQIMQYAGQSNLKRAWMECGGKTPNIVFADCPDLDAAARAAAFGIFYNQGEMCTAGSRLLVEASIKDAFLEKVIAAGEAMQPGDPLDPATRMGAIVDDIQLDRVMGYIEAGQAGGATLRLGGERVMNETGGYFIAPTIFDNVTNDMKIAREEIFGPVLSTIAFTDEAEAIRIANDSPYGLAAAVWTSNLSRGHRVARRLRAGSVWVNCFDEGDMTVPFGGYKQSGNGRDKSLHAIDKYVELKATWIDLSR, from the coding sequence ATGAGCAGCAAGTACACGCTGGAAGACTGGCGCGCCAAGGCGGCGGCGCTGAAGATCAAGGGCCGGGCCTTCGTCGACGGTCGCTACGTCGATGCCGTCTCGGGCAAGACCTTCGACTGCATCAACCCGGCCACCGGCGCGGTGCTCGCGCGCATCGCCGAATGCGACGCCGAGGATGCCGAGCGGGCGGTCGCCGCCGCGCGGCGCGTGTTCGAGGACGGCGCGTGGTCGCGCATGGCGCCGCGCGAGCGCAAGACGGTACTGATCCGCTTCGCGCAGCTCATTGAGGATCATGCCGAGGAGCTGGCGCTGCTCGAATCCCTCGATGCGGGCAAGCCGATCGGCGATACCACGCGGATCGACATCCCCGCCGCGGTGCGCTGCGTGCGCTTCAACGGCGAGGCCGTGGACAAGCTCTACGACGAGGTCGCCCCCACCCCCGACGATGCGCTCGGCCTGATCACGCGCGAGCCGGTCGGCGTGGTCGCCGCCATCGTGCCCTGGAACTTCCCCATCCTGATGGCCTCATGGAAGTTCGCCCCGGCGCTCGCGGCCGGCAACTCGGTGATCCTCAAGCCCTCCGAGAAGGCGCCGCTGACCGCCATCCGCGTCGCCGAGCTGGCGCAGGCGGCCGGCATCCCGGACGGCGTGTTCAACGTGCTGCCCGGCTTCGGCGGTACGGTGGGCAAGGTACTCGCCCTGCACATGGACGTCGACTGCGTGGCCTTCACCGGCTCGACTGCGGTCGGCAAGCAGATCATGCAGTACGCCGGCCAGTCCAACCTCAAGCGCGCCTGGATGGAGTGCGGCGGCAAGACGCCGAACATCGTCTTCGCCGATTGCCCTGACCTCGACGCCGCCGCGCGCGCCGCCGCCTTCGGCATCTTCTACAACCAGGGCGAGATGTGCACCGCCGGTTCGCGCCTGCTGGTCGAGGCCTCGATCAAGGACGCCTTCCTGGAGAAGGTGATCGCGGCCGGCGAGGCCATGCAGCCGGGCGACCCGCTGGACCCCGCCACGCGCATGGGCGCCATCGTCGACGACATCCAGCTCGACCGCGTGATGGGCTACATCGAGGCCGGTCAGGCCGGCGGCGCGACCCTGCGCCTGGGCGGCGAGCGCGTGATGAACGAGACCGGCGGCTACTTCATCGCGCCGACCATCTTCGACAACGTGACCAACGACATGAAGATCGCGCGCGAGGAGATTTTCGGGCCGGTGCTGTCGACTATCGCCTTCACCGACGAGGCCGAGGCGATCCGCATCGCCAACGACTCGCCCTACGGCCTGGCCGCCGCGGTGTGGACCTCCAACCTCAGCCGCGGTCACCGCGTCGCCCGCCGCCTGCGCGCCGGCAGCGTGTGGGTCAACTGCTTCGACGAGGGCGACATGACCGTGCCCTTCGGCGGCTACAAGCAGTCCGGCAACGGCCGCGACAAGTCGCTGCACGCGATCGACAAATACGTCGAACTCAAGGCGACCTGGATCGACCTGAGCCGCTGA
- the aguB gene encoding N-carbamoylputrescine amidase, which translates to MRTVTVAATQMACSEDREANIERAEGLIREAAGRGAQIVLIQELFEGPYFCKDQLPEHFSLARPFADNPMIARMSALAAELGVVLPLSFFERAGNAFFNSLAMVDADGRVLGLYRKSHIPDGPGYQEKFYFSPGDTGFKVWQTRYGVLGVGICWDQWFPEAARSMALMGAELLLYPTAIGSEPQEPELDSRDHWQRVMQGHAGANIVPLIASNRIGVERGQSCELTFYGSSFIADHLGAKVAEAGRSDQTILTASFDLDAIGEARRAWGVFRDRRPELYGALCTYDGTYTSS; encoded by the coding sequence ATGCGAACCGTGACCGTCGCGGCCACCCAGATGGCCTGCAGCGAAGACCGCGAGGCCAACATCGAGCGTGCCGAAGGCCTGATCCGTGAGGCCGCGGGCCGGGGCGCGCAGATCGTGCTCATCCAGGAACTGTTCGAGGGGCCGTACTTCTGCAAGGACCAGTTGCCGGAGCATTTCTCTTTGGCGCGGCCCTTTGCGGACAACCCGATGATCGCGCGCATGAGCGCGCTGGCCGCCGAGCTGGGTGTGGTGCTCCCGCTGTCCTTTTTCGAGCGTGCGGGCAATGCGTTCTTCAATTCGCTGGCCATGGTCGACGCGGACGGGCGCGTGCTCGGGCTCTATCGCAAGTCGCACATCCCGGACGGACCCGGCTACCAGGAGAAGTTCTATTTCTCGCCCGGCGACACCGGGTTCAAGGTCTGGCAGACCCGCTACGGGGTGCTCGGCGTCGGCATCTGCTGGGATCAGTGGTTCCCCGAGGCCGCGCGCAGCATGGCGCTGATGGGCGCCGAACTCCTGCTCTATCCCACTGCCATCGGTTCCGAACCCCAGGAACCCGAACTTGACTCACGCGACCACTGGCAACGCGTGATGCAGGGACACGCCGGTGCGAACATCGTGCCGCTGATCGCCTCCAACCGCATCGGCGTCGAGCGCGGGCAGAGCTGCGAGCTGACCTTCTACGGCTCGTCCTTCATCGCCGACCACCTCGGCGCCAAGGTCGCCGAGGCCGGTCGTTCCGACCAGACCATTCTCACCGCTAGCTTCGATCTCGATGCCATCGGCGAGGCCCGCCGCGCCTGGGGCGTGTTCCGCGACCGCCGTCCGGAACTCTATGGCGCCTTGTGCACCTACGATGGGACGTACACATCCAGCTAA
- a CDS encoding tyrosine-type recombinase/integrase, with the protein MVRDAVLQNRTNRLKLADRCYHWRTISKGLSIGYRRGGGTGTWYVRTIKNGKRTLRALGKADDFQEADGAEILNFGQAQNAARDMAHELATRRTLYTVNDALNHYLEWFKAERRSYDKTKGTVDRLIRPKLGKYQLAELTPDIIRRWRDGLVRPSDKPDRLRARRATANRVLTVLKAALNHAWRNDKVESDGAWRRVGPYQRVDAPKIRYLSVDESQRLVNACEPDFRLLVQAALYCGARYGELIAASVKDYHPDAKILMLTHTKNGKPRAVPLTVEGDAFFSRVAAGKEPGSRLFTRENGEHWKASDQVRRMAAACERAGLEKVRFHDLRHSYGSALAMAGVPLQVIAHVLGHSDTRITERHYAHLSPSFVADAVRGSLPDLGAHKGDNVIPIKRE; encoded by the coding sequence ATGGTCAGAGACGCGGTGCTACAGAACCGCACAAACCGGCTCAAGCTGGCCGACCGCTGTTACCACTGGCGGACGATTAGCAAGGGTCTGTCGATTGGCTACCGGCGAGGCGGTGGAACGGGCACGTGGTATGTCCGAACCATCAAAAACGGCAAGCGCACACTCAGGGCGCTAGGCAAGGCCGACGACTTTCAGGAAGCGGACGGAGCCGAGATACTGAACTTCGGGCAAGCCCAAAACGCCGCCCGCGACATGGCGCACGAACTGGCAACACGCAGAACCCTGTACACCGTGAACGATGCGCTGAACCACTATCTTGAATGGTTCAAGGCCGAGCGCCGGAGCTATGACAAGACGAAAGGCACTGTTGACCGCCTGATTAGGCCGAAGCTTGGCAAGTATCAGTTGGCCGAGCTAACGCCCGACATTATCCGCCGCTGGCGCGATGGACTTGTGCGACCAAGCGATAAGCCGGACAGATTACGCGCACGACGAGCCACGGCTAACAGGGTGCTGACCGTCCTGAAAGCCGCGTTGAACCACGCATGGCGGAACGACAAAGTTGAATCGGATGGCGCGTGGAGGCGTGTCGGCCCCTATCAGCGGGTGGACGCGCCGAAAATACGCTATTTGAGCGTGGACGAATCACAGCGGCTTGTGAACGCATGCGAGCCTGATTTTCGCCTGCTGGTGCAAGCGGCGCTGTATTGTGGCGCACGGTATGGCGAACTGATTGCTGCTTCCGTGAAGGACTACCACCCGGACGCAAAAATATTGATGTTGACGCACACGAAAAACGGCAAGCCGCGAGCCGTGCCGCTGACCGTTGAGGGTGACGCTTTCTTTAGCCGGGTGGCCGCTGGCAAGGAACCGGGAAGTCGATTATTCACCCGCGAAAATGGCGAGCATTGGAAGGCGTCTGACCAAGTGCGAAGGATGGCAGCGGCCTGCGAACGCGCCGGGTTGGAAAAGGTCAGGTTCCACGATTTGCGGCACAGCTACGGTTCCGCGTTGGCAATGGCAGGGGTTCCGCTACAGGTCATTGCGCACGTGCTCGGACATTCCGACACGCGAATAACAGAGCGCCATTACGCGCACCTGTCGCCGTCATTCGTGGCCGATGCCGTTAGAGGCAGCCTGCCCGACCTGGGGGCGCACAAGGGTGATAATGTGATTCCGATAAAGCGGGAGTGA
- a CDS encoding helix-turn-helix domain-containing protein: MNAGDITIRRIEREYFVVQSDGTGEPVEARGPFKTVEEAQKEHAQWVGELEAVQAAQKPVQDAIEAMRDAYLRHPIFRKIANRIDRETETGKLQERAERAKKIRAELADFEYAHPPIQTEPQASGWMQQSTVKPIEPTPEQIANWRKSAKSAANAHRHAKKNRMKVPKAAAARKAGKAANRAKVLAMTAQGMTNGQIADKLDISERYVRQLRNEKGRN, encoded by the coding sequence ATGAATGCAGGCGATATTACCATCCGGCGAATTGAGCGGGAATACTTTGTCGTCCAGTCGGACGGAACCGGCGAGCCTGTCGAGGCACGCGGGCCGTTTAAAACGGTCGAGGAAGCGCAGAAAGAGCACGCTCAATGGGTAGGTGAGCTAGAGGCCGTGCAAGCCGCACAGAAGCCCGTACAGGACGCGATAGAGGCGATGCGCGATGCTTATCTGAGGCATCCGATATTTAGAAAAATAGCCAACAGAATCGACCGCGAAACAGAAACGGGCAAATTGCAGGAACGCGCAGAACGGGCAAAAAAGATTCGTGCGGAATTAGCGGACTTCGAGTATGCACACCCACCCATCCAGACAGAACCGCAAGCGTCCGGGTGGATGCAGCAATCAACGGTTAAACCGATTGAGCCAACACCTGAGCAGATAGCGAACTGGCGAAAGAGTGCCAAGAGCGCGGCCAACGCACACCGGCACGCAAAAAAGAATCGCATGAAAGTTCCGAAGGCGGCAGCGGCGCGGAAAGCGGGCAAGGCAGCGAACAGGGCCAAGGTGCTGGCGATGACCGCGCAAGGAATGACGAACGGGCAAATAGCGGATAAGCTTGATATTTCAGAGCGTTACGTCAGGCAGTTGCGGAACGAGAAGGGGAGGAACTAA
- a CDS encoding helix-turn-helix transcriptional regulator gives MGNPEEKVYSVSEFCALSRISKPTIYRLWQEGRGPESVRVGRKRLITESPLEYVRRIGVAGGAE, from the coding sequence ATGGGAAACCCTGAGGAAAAGGTTTACTCAGTTTCTGAGTTTTGCGCGCTGAGCCGAATTAGCAAGCCGACCATCTATCGACTCTGGCAGGAAGGCCGTGGGCCGGAAAGCGTTCGTGTTGGCCGCAAACGCTTAATCACCGAAAGCCCGCTTGAGTACGTGCGTCGCATCGGTGTGGCGGGGGGTGCGGAATGA
- a CDS encoding single-stranded DNA-binding protein, giving the protein MIDGLIAGKLCGKPQQRTSNAGKSFATCRVRTTTGDGNSVFVNAIAFASDVCASLLALADGDSVSLSGPLTPKAWMDKAGEPRPALDLVAHAVLTPYHVTRKRAAMRKTDQPPGDPNDDLPDF; this is encoded by the coding sequence ATGATTGACGGGCTGATAGCCGGAAAGTTGTGCGGCAAGCCACAACAGCGAACAAGCAACGCGGGCAAGTCGTTTGCCACATGCCGGGTGCGCACGACCACGGGCGACGGCAACAGCGTCTTTGTGAACGCGATTGCCTTCGCGTCGGACGTGTGCGCGTCGCTGCTGGCACTGGCCGATGGCGACAGCGTGAGCCTGAGCGGTCCGCTGACCCCGAAGGCCTGGATGGACAAGGCTGGCGAGCCGCGACCGGCGCTTGATTTGGTGGCCCATGCGGTTCTGACGCCCTACCACGTCACGCGAAAGCGGGCTGCCATGCGGAAAACCGACCAGCCACCCGGCGACCCGAACGACGACTTGCCGGACTTCTGA
- the pcnB gene encoding polynucleotide adenylyltransferase PcnB encodes MNSPSSASSPRIIPRAEHAISRANISQNALKVLYRLKDAGYEAYLVGGGVRDLLLGREPKDFDIATSARPEEVNQLFRNCRLIGRRFRLAHVHFGREIIEVATFRAPHEIAAGEDEAVLSDEGRILRDNVYGTFEQDAWRRDFTVNALYYDIRDFSVVDHTGGADDIREGVLRLIGDPEVRYREDPVRMLRAVRFAAKLGFRIERRSETPLFELAPLLADVAPARLFDEMLKLFQGGAAVASFELLRHYGLFGVLFPATEATLATEVDGFPLTFLRLALENTDRRIAEGLPVTPAFLFATLLWEPVRLRAADLAHDELGELTALQIAAAEVTAEQTRSISMPKRFSLPMREIWTQQPRFAQRQGKRPLRLMAHPRFRAAYDFLCLRSKAGELDTELCEWWTRLQEADPEARQTLLDASPRTAKGRRRRRRSRARKSTPSDA; translated from the coding sequence TTGAATTCGCCATCCTCCGCCTCTTCCCCCCGCATCATTCCCCGTGCAGAGCACGCCATCTCCCGCGCCAATATCAGTCAGAACGCGCTGAAGGTGCTATATCGCTTGAAGGATGCCGGCTACGAGGCCTATCTGGTCGGCGGGGGGGTCCGGGATCTGTTGCTTGGGCGTGAGCCCAAGGATTTCGACATCGCCACCAGCGCGCGGCCCGAGGAGGTGAATCAGCTGTTTCGCAACTGCCGGCTGATCGGGCGCCGCTTCCGTCTCGCGCATGTGCATTTCGGCCGCGAGATCATCGAAGTGGCGACCTTCCGCGCGCCGCATGAGATTGCCGCGGGGGAGGACGAGGCTGTGCTCAGCGACGAAGGGCGTATCCTGCGCGACAACGTATACGGCACCTTCGAGCAGGATGCCTGGCGGCGGGACTTCACCGTCAACGCGCTGTACTACGATATCCGCGATTTTTCCGTGGTCGACCACACCGGCGGGGCGGACGATATCCGCGAGGGTGTGCTGCGTCTGATCGGCGACCCCGAGGTGCGCTATCGCGAGGACCCCGTGCGCATGCTGCGCGCGGTGCGTTTTGCGGCCAAGCTGGGATTCCGCATCGAGCGGCGCAGCGAAACGCCTCTGTTCGAGCTTGCGCCGCTACTCGCCGATGTGGCCCCGGCGCGCCTCTTCGACGAGATGCTCAAGCTGTTTCAGGGCGGGGCGGCCGTCGCCAGCTTCGAACTGCTGCGCCATTATGGCTTATTTGGCGTGCTCTTCCCGGCCACCGAGGCCACGTTGGCCACCGAGGTTGACGGTTTCCCGCTGACCTTCCTGCGTCTTGCACTGGAGAATACCGACCGTCGCATCGCGGAGGGCCTGCCGGTGACGCCCGCGTTCCTGTTCGCGACGCTGCTTTGGGAGCCGGTGCGTCTGCGCGCGGCCGATCTGGCGCACGATGAACTGGGTGAATTGACCGCGTTGCAGATCGCGGCGGCCGAGGTGACCGCGGAACAGACACGCAGCATCAGTATGCCGAAGCGTTTCAGCCTGCCGATGCGCGAGATCTGGACGCAGCAGCCGCGTTTCGCGCAGCGCCAGGGCAAGCGGCCGCTGCGCCTGATGGCGCACCCGCGTTTTCGTGCGGCTTATGATTTCCTTTGCCTGCGCTCAAAGGCAGGCGAACTGGACACCGAGTTGTGCGAGTGGTGGACTCGGCTGCAGGAGGCCGACCCCGAGGCCCGGCAGACGCTGCTCGATGCCTCGCCGCGTACCGCCAAGGGTCGGCGCCGGAGGCGGCGCAGCCGCGCGCGCAAGTCCACCCCTAGCGATGCCTGA
- the folK gene encoding 2-amino-4-hydroxy-6-hydroxymethyldihydropteridine diphosphokinase codes for MPEYRPAYVALGSNLDDPVAQIERATHALAALPLTRLRRRSQLYANPPMGPQDQPEYVNAVAALETALAPLALLDALQAIETEQGRTRSGPRWGARTLDLDLLLYDDLEWDDPRLTLPHPGLHERDFVLYPLAEIAPQLAIPGREPLVALLAQCPSRGLRPLDRADD; via the coding sequence ATGCCTGAGTATCGTCCGGCCTACGTGGCCCTGGGCAGCAATCTGGATGATCCGGTAGCACAGATCGAGCGGGCCACGCATGCGCTTGCGGCCCTGCCTCTGACCCGGCTGCGCCGGCGATCGCAGCTATACGCCAATCCGCCCATGGGGCCGCAGGATCAGCCCGAGTACGTCAATGCCGTGGCTGCGTTGGAAACGGCGCTGGCGCCGTTGGCGCTCCTCGACGCGCTGCAGGCCATCGAGACGGAGCAGGGCCGGACGCGCAGCGGGCCGCGCTGGGGTGCGCGCACGCTGGACCTGGACCTCCTGCTGTACGACGACCTGGAATGGGACGACCCGCGGCTGACGCTGCCTCATCCGGGTCTGCATGAACGGGACTTTGTCCTGTATCCTCTCGCCGAAATCGCTCCGCAGCTCGCCATACCCGGGCGCGAACCGCTGGTCGCGCTGCTGGCGCAGTGCCCGTCGCGAGGACTTCGCCCATTGGATCGTGCCGATGACTGA
- a CDS encoding deoxynucleoside kinase: protein MTDLPAFIAIEGPIGVGKTTLARRLSEDFGASLLLEQPEENPFLERFYENPRAVALPTQLSFLMTRVRQMRELRQNDLFTSTRIADFVLEKDRLFAEVTLDSDELELYEQVYVQLSLDAPRPDLVVYLQAPVDVLLRRIERRARNYERMIEAAYLSRLCSRYTDYFYHYDASPLLIVNASEIDIVNNEKDYQALVDEIRSPPSGRRYFNPLPFTM, encoded by the coding sequence ATGACTGACCTGCCTGCCTTTATCGCCATCGAGGGCCCGATCGGGGTCGGCAAGACCACGCTGGCGCGCCGCCTGTCCGAGGATTTCGGCGCTTCGCTGCTGCTCGAACAGCCGGAGGAAAACCCATTCCTGGAGCGTTTCTACGAGAATCCACGCGCCGTAGCCCTGCCTACGCAGCTCAGCTTCCTGATGACGCGGGTGCGTCAGATGCGCGAACTGCGTCAGAACGATCTATTTACCAGCACGCGGATCGCGGATTTCGTGCTGGAAAAGGATCGCCTGTTCGCCGAGGTGACCCTGGATTCCGACGAACTCGAGCTGTATGAGCAGGTCTACGTCCAGCTTTCGCTGGATGCACCGCGGCCGGATCTCGTGGTCTATCTGCAGGCGCCGGTGGACGTATTGTTGCGGCGTATCGAGCGGCGCGCGCGCAACTACGAGCGTATGATCGAAGCTGCTTATCTGTCTCGGCTATGCTCGCGTTACACGGACTATTTCTATCATTATGACGCCTCGCCGCTGCTGATCGTCAATGCCAGCGAAATCGATATCGTGAACAACGAGAAGGATTACCAGGCGCTGGTCGACGAGATCCGCAGCCCGCCGAGCGGGCGCCGTTATTTCAATCCACTGCCGTTTACGATGTGA
- the panB gene encoding 3-methyl-2-oxobutanoate hydroxymethyltransferase, with protein sequence MSVQNETRRVTVADLHRAKREGRRIACLTAYDASFAHQVDAAGADVILVGDSLGMVMQGHDTTISVTMDEMTYHTRLAAAGRRHALLMADLPFMSFAEPASALRNAARLMQEGGAEVVKLEGGADQVVVVERLSANGVPVCAHLGLRPQFVHKLGGYRVQGRDDETADMLRRDARSLAAAGAELILLECVPAKLAAEITETSDIPVIGIGAGAACDGQILVLHDVLGITPGKPPRFARNFMPGHDSVGAALRAYVEAVRDGSFPAPEHGF encoded by the coding sequence ATGAGCGTACAGAACGAAACAAGGCGTGTGACCGTGGCTGACCTTCATCGCGCCAAGCGTGAGGGGCGCCGAATCGCCTGCCTGACTGCCTACGACGCGAGTTTCGCGCATCAGGTCGACGCGGCCGGTGCGGACGTGATTCTGGTCGGCGACTCCCTGGGCATGGTGATGCAGGGCCACGATACGACCATTTCGGTCACCATGGACGAGATGACCTACCACACGCGACTGGCCGCCGCCGGTCGGCGCCATGCACTGCTGATGGCGGACCTGCCTTTCATGAGTTTCGCCGAGCCGGCCAGCGCCCTGCGCAACGCCGCGCGCCTGATGCAGGAAGGCGGTGCCGAGGTCGTCAAGCTGGAAGGCGGCGCGGATCAGGTGGTGGTGGTCGAACGGCTGAGCGCCAACGGCGTGCCGGTGTGTGCGCATCTCGGTTTGCGTCCGCAGTTCGTGCACAAGCTCGGTGGTTACCGGGTGCAGGGTCGCGACGACGAAACCGCCGATATGCTGCGCCGCGATGCGCGCTCGCTGGCCGCGGCCGGTGCCGAACTGATATTGCTCGAATGCGTGCCGGCCAAACTGGCTGCGGAAATCACCGAAACCTCCGATATCCCGGTCATCGGCATCGGCGCAGGCGCCGCCTGCGATGGGCAGATCCTGGTGCTGCATGACGTATTGGGGATCACCCCCGGCAAGCCGCCGCGCTTCGCGCGCAACTTTATGCCGGGCCACGACAGTGTCGGCGCAGCGCTGCGCGCCTATGTCGAAGCAGTGCGCGACGGCAGCTTCCCGGCGCCGGAACACGGTTTCTGA
- the panC gene encoding pantoate--beta-alanine ligase: MRETGRPLELHSIIRGWRLQGERVALVPTMGHLHDGHRALIREARQRADRVVVSIFVNPLQFDRPDDLAAYPRTLDADRGVLVRDGVDLLFTPDADTLYPQGLEQATRVSVPGIGDILEGEYRPGHFTGVATVVCKLFNLVQPDEAVFGEKDYQQLLLVRRMASDLDIPVRIHGVPVVRDEDGLALSSRNSRLDEASRRRAPMLHQCLGKAEELLRQGAAAFDKIERAATDALAKAGFRVEYLVIRRAEDLAPAERGERNLVLLAAAWIGGVRLIDSLPTVLADGS; this comes from the coding sequence ATGCGTGAAACCGGTAGACCGCTGGAGCTGCACAGCATCATTCGGGGCTGGCGCCTGCAGGGCGAGCGCGTGGCGCTGGTGCCAACCATGGGCCATCTGCACGACGGGCACCGCGCGCTGATCCGCGAGGCGCGCCAGCGTGCGGATCGTGTGGTGGTGAGCATCTTCGTCAATCCGCTGCAGTTCGACCGTCCCGACGACCTGGCTGCCTATCCGCGTACCCTGGACGCGGACCGCGGCGTGCTGGTGCGCGACGGCGTCGACCTGCTGTTCACGCCCGATGCCGATACCCTCTATCCGCAGGGACTGGAGCAGGCGACGCGCGTCAGCGTGCCCGGCATCGGCGACATCCTGGAGGGCGAGTACCGGCCGGGGCATTTCACCGGCGTCGCTACGGTGGTGTGCAAGCTGTTCAATCTGGTGCAGCCCGACGAGGCCGTGTTCGGCGAAAAGGATTACCAGCAGCTGCTGCTGGTGCGGCGCATGGCGTCGGACCTCGACATTCCGGTTCGCATTCACGGTGTGCCGGTGGTCCGCGACGAGGACGGCCTGGCGCTGAGTTCGCGCAACAGCCGCTTGGACGAGGCCTCGCGCCGGCGTGCGCCGATGCTGCACCAATGCCTGGGCAAGGCCGAGGAGTTGCTGCGCCAGGGCGCGGCGGCCTTCGACAAGATCGAGCGTGCGGCCACCGATGCACTGGCCAAGGCGGGGTTCAGGGTCGAATACCTGGTAATTCGACGCGCCGAAGATCTTGCGCCGGCCGAACGCGGCGAGCGGAATCTGGTGCTGCTGGCAGCCGCCTGGATCGGCGGCGTGCGTCTGATCGACTCCCTGCCGACGGTGCTTGCGGACGGCAGCTGA